The genomic window ACGGTTTTTTCGTTATTCGCTAGTTCCGCCTCATGCTTTAGACGTTTGGTGAGCAGCAGATCCTCTTCATTTCTGCGCAAAGCACGCACTAGCCAGGTAAATGCCAAGCAAAGAGCAATGATGCTGCCGGCGGCAACCGTTAAGATCAAACGGGTAGTACCGCGCCAGGCCCCAAGATAGATATCTTCTTCTATCGTGTAATTGACGATGAGAGGGTATTTTTTGACGGTGCGCACAGCACCCATGCGTGGCTGGCCTGATGCATTATTGTTCGCCAGTCGTGGACCATCGCTAATCAACACGCCATCACTACGTTTTTGATCGTGAACGATTAGATAGCTGGAGCCGGTAAGATTTTTTTTGCCTAGCAGGTCTTCTGTTGCAGGCCAGCGCGCCAGAATCGTAAAGTCGTCGCGTAGCAGTGTGATGACTGCTTTACCAGCGATACTGACGCGTTGATAAAAATCGGAATAGTAATCGGTAGAAATACCCAATAAAACCATACCTATAAATTGCCCTTGCGTATCGTTGAGGCGGCGGCTAATGTAAAAGGTCCATTTTCCATTGCCTTTGTTACGTACTGGATCGCTCACTAATACGCCTAATTTTGCATCATCGTGATGTGCCTTGAAATAATCACGTTCGGCTAAATTAATTTTTGGCGCTGGCCATTTGCGTGTGAAATTGATGACGTCGCCATTTTGAGCAACCACGGTCGCCACATCTATTTGCGGAGAATTGGCGGCCTTGGCTGCCATGATCTGGAAAAAATCCTCGCTCCCTATCAGCGCTCGCAGCGTTTTATCATCGTTAGGTGCTTTTGCTTTGATGCGTTCGGTGATGTCGTCCAAGGCGAGATAGGCCGTGGTCATTTGCTGTGCTGTATTTTCTGCCAGTATCAGGGCAATGTTGCTAGCCTGTTGACGCCAGTCGTTGATGGCCTTGTCGCGTGATACTTTGATCGATATGCCGGTACCTAAAGCGATAACCAGGCTAAGAAACAGACCAAAAATGATCGCTACATTGCTGATGTTGATGCGTTTCATCCGTTATCCCAATCGAAGCTAATCACAGAGCGAACTGAAAAATTGGCGGTTGGAGCAAGCTATGCCTAGTCTATTCTAGCCGAGTATCGTGCATTTTTTAGCATTTGCAAAGCGAGCTTGATTGCTTAAGGGTTTAAGGATACTAAAGCGGATGACTTAGAAAATATGTCATGTGGTTTTATATACCATGGTTTGCTTCAGATAGGCTTCTTATGCCGCCGAAAATGCTGCGTAAACGTGAATAGAGTGAAATACCTCGCAGAAAATAGTATGATCGTTTTTAAATTGAAGGAGCGTGCTTTTTTATGAGTGAGACTGTACGAATTGATAAGTGGTGTTGGGCCGCAAGATTCTTTAAGACCCGTAGTTTGGCCACACATGCGATCGATCTGGGGCGGGTCTTGCAAAATCAGGAAAGGGTAAAGCCTTCGCATGCGGTCAAACTTGGTGACTTGCTAGAGATACAGCATGCCGATCAAGTCTGGCAAATCGAGGTGCTTAAACTCTTAGAAGTACGCGGTTCGGCCAGCGTTGCGCAAACCATGTATCAGGAAACTGCAGTGAGCATAGAAAAACGTGCACTGGTAGCGCAAAACAAGAAACTCTATCAAGAACCAGGAGCTGTTCTGGCGCGCCGACCTACCAAGCGTGAACGCCGTCAGCTTGATTTTGCCAAGAGTTGACGTTGTTTTTACAGAAGAATCGCCTATGCATAAGTAGATACTCTCCTCTAAAGCATCTTTCTGGTTTGACTTTTAGTGCGCTGTGATTAATAGTACGAGCGTTCGATTAATTTTACTTTTTGCATTGATTAAATGCATTCACGAATCAACTTAATAAGTACAATGTAATATGAATATGACATCGAAATTCATGCGTAAGGGGGAACTCACCCGCGCAGCCATCCTAGACGTTGCCTTGGATGCTGCCAGTCGCGATGGTATCGAAGGTCTGACTATTGGTCTGCTGGCCGATAAGATGAATATGAGTAAGTCTGGCGTGTTCGCACATTTTGGATCGCGTGAGGATTTGCAAATAGAAGTGTTGAAGCTGTACCACCATCACTTTGAGCAGGAAGTGTTTTATCCCAGCATGAAGGAAGAGCGTGGCTTACCGCGTCTACAGGCGATGTTCGCCTTGTGGGTGAAGCGGGTGACGGTAGAGATTGCTTCCGGATGCATTTATATTAGCGGTGCTGCCGAGTACGACGATCGTCAGGGGCCGATAAGGGAAGAGTTAGTCGGCATGGTGCATGCATGGCAAGGCGCTTTGCAACGTGCGGCAAGCCAGGCGATCGCTCTGGGACATTTGAATGCGGATGTCGATCCTGATCAGATTGTGTATGAGATGTATGGATTAATACTGGCGCTGCATCATGATGCGCGTTTTCTGCGCAAGCCGGGTAGTGTTAATCGGGCAGAAATTGGTTTTGAAAGAATGATTGATTGTTATGCACCTGCTAAAAGCTGAAAAATTAAATTTCAGCTTTGATGTGAGCATGTGCAGCATGAGATTTTGAATTGTAAATTGTAATTGTTTAAATTAGCTGTTTTTACTTTGTCTTCAGGAGAAAATTATGGGTCAATACGTCGCTCCCTTGCGTGATATGCAATTCGTTTTGCATGAGCTGTTAGCCGTTGAAGGCGAACTAAAACATTTGCCAAAATACGAAGAAATTGATGCCGATATCATCAATCAAGTGTTGGAAGAAGGCGGTAAATTTACCTCCGAGATTTTGTTCCCGTTGAACCATTCTGGTGATCGCGAAGGCTGCCACCACGACAAAGTCACAAAAGAAGTGACTACGCCAAAAGGCTTTAAAGAAGCCTACCAGCAATATGTTGCTGCCGGTTGGCCAGCACTGTCTTGCGATCCAGAGTTCGGCGGCCAAGGCTTGCCTTTGGTATTGAATAATTCATTCTACGAAATGATGAACTCCGCCAATCAAGCCTGGACTATGTATCCTGGCTTGTCACACGGCGCTTACGAGTGTATCCATGAACACGGTACACAAGAGCAAAAAGATACTTACCTGACCAAACTGATTTCTGGCGAATGGACAGGCACTATGTGCTTGACCGAGCCACATTGCGGTACTGATCTGGGTATGTTGCGCTCTAAGGCGGATCCGCAGGCGGATGGTTCCTACAAAATTTCCGGCGCGAAGATTTTCATCTCCGCTGGTGAACACGATATGGTCAGCAATATTGTCCATCTGGTCTTGGCACGTTTGCCGGGCGCACCAGAAGGCTCTAAAGGAATCTCACTGTTCATCGTTCCTAAATTCTTGCCAAATGCTGATGGCACTGTCGGTGCACGCAATCCGATTTTCTGCGGCGCGATTGAAGAGAAAATGGGCATACACGGCAATTCAACTTGCCAGATGAACATGGACGAAGCCACTGGTTGGTTGATCGGCGGCCCGAACAAGGGTCTGAACGCGATGTTCGTGTTCATGAACGCGGCACGTTTGGGCGTTGGTATGCAAGGTTTGGGCTTGACCGAAATCGCTTACCAAAATGCTTTGGTCTACGCGAAAGACCGTATCCAGATGCGTAGCTTGTCAGGTGTTAAAGCACCGGACAAACAAGCTGATCCAATTATCGTACACGCCGACGTACGCCGTATGTTGTTCACGGCTAAGGCCTACGCAGAAGGCGCGCGCGCATTCTGTTCTTACGTGGCTTTGCAACTCGATAAAGAACTCAATCATCCTGACGAAACAGTGCGTAAAGATTGCGCCGATGAAGTCGCCTTGCTGACACCGATCATCAAAGCCTTCATTACTGATAATGCTTGGGTTGCGACTTCTGAATGTATGCAAGTCTACGGTGGCCACGGTTTCATCTCCGAATGGGGCATGGAGCAATACGTGCGCGACGCTCGTATCAACATGATTTACGAAGGTACTAACACCATCCAGTCTTTGGATTTGTTGGGTCGTAAAATCCTGGGTGACAACGGCGCGAAATTGCGTAAGTTTGGCGCTAAAGTACAAGCCTTTGTGGAAGCCAATGGTACCAACGAAGAGCTGTCCGAGTTCATCACACCTTTGGGTGAATTGGGCGACAAAGTGACTAAGCTGACCATGGAAGTCGGTATGAAAGCTTTCCAGAATGCAGATGAAGTTGGTGCCGCTGCGGTTCCTTACCTGCGCGTGGTTGGTCATCTGGTGTACAGCTATTTCTTCGCACAAATGGCCAAGATCGCTCTGGAGAAAAAAGATTCCGGCGATACTTTCTACACCGCCAAACTGGCAACTACGCGTTTCTACTTTGCGCGTTTGTACCCAGAGACAGCGATGTTGATACGTCAGGCGCGTTCTGGTTCTGCCAACTTGTTGTCCTTAGATGCGGATTTGTTTTAAAGCTTAAACAGCTGGTCAACGAATGACAGGAAACCGATACGCAGAAAATTTTAAAAGAGATGGCGCAGTATGGCTGCGGCTTGCAGGGCGAAAATGCTCCAGAAGCCGCGTCTTTATTGCGCAGTGACTTAAGATTTTTTGTAAATTGCCTGAATTCGTAGAAAAAAGAGTTTGCTTTTCGCCGTTGTTCGAATTTCACATGAGGTTAAAAATGTCCAATTTCATCGTTAAAAAAGTCGCCGTTCTTGGCGCAGGCGTGATGGGCGCGCAAATTGCCGCCCATTGCATCAATGCCAAAGTACCGGTAGTTTTGTTCGACCTGCCAGCTAAAGAAGGTCCTAAGAACGGTATCGTGTTGCGCGCTATCGAAAATCTGAAGAAGCTCAATCCTGCGCCTTTGGGCAACAAGGATGATGCGGCCCTGATCGAAGTAGCCAACTACGAAGACAATCTCGATTTGCTGGCTGGTTGCGATCTGATCATCGAAGCGATTGCCGAGCGTATGGATTGGAAGCATGATCTGTACAAGAAAGTCGCTCCGCATATCGCTCCTAATGCGATCTTTGCATCCAACACTTCGGGCTTGTCGATTACAGCATTGTCCGAAGGTTTTGATGCTGAATTGAAAGGTCGCTATTGCGGCGTGCATTTCTTCAACCCACCACGTTATATGCATTTGGTTGAGTTGATCCCTACCGTGGCAACTCGCCCTGAAATCATCGATCAACTCGAAGGCTTCCTGACCACCACATTGGGCAAGGGCGTTGTGCGCGCTAAAGATACACCTAACTTCATCGCTAACCGCGTCGGTATCTTCGGCATGCTGGCGACGATTTATGAAGCAGAAAAATTTGGCCTGACAGTTGACGTTGTCGATGATCTGACAGGTAAAAAACTCGGTCGTGCTTCTTCCGGTACTTTCCGCACTGCTGACGTGGTCGGTCTGGATACCATGGGTCATGTGATCAAGACCATGCAAGACAATCTGACCGACGATCCTTTCTTCGCCGTCTACAAGACACCTGAAGTGCTGGCTAAATTGGTCGCCGCTGGTGCACTGGGTCAAAAAGCCGGTGCTGGTTTCTACAAAAAAGTAGGTAAAGATATTCAACGTCTGGATTTCGCGACGGCAGAATATGTGACTGGCGGCGCCAAGGCGGATGAAGTTGTGGCTCGCATGCTGAAAGAAAAAGATCCGGTCAAGAAGATGAAGACCTTGCGTGAATCGAGCAATGTACAGGCGCAGTTCCTGTGGGCGATTTTCCGCGATGCTTTCCATTACATCGCCGTGCATGGCGCGACTATTGCAGACAATGCGCGCGACATCGATTTCGCAATGCGTTGGGGCTTTGGCTGGAACGTCGGTCCTTTCGAAACATGGCAAGCTGCTGGTTGGGCAGAAGTCGCGGGTTGGGTCAAAGAAGATATCGATGCAGGTAAGGCGCTGTGCAATGCACCTATGCCAGCCTGGGTATTTGAAGGCCAGGTCGCTGAAAATAAGGGCGTACATACACCACAAGGTTCATGGTCTGCTGCAACCAGTACTTTTGTACCTCGCTCGACTTTGCCTGTGTACGATCGTCAAGCTTTCCGCGCTACCGTCTTTGGTACTGGCGTAGAAACTGGCGCGACTGCTGGCACGACTTTCTTTGAAGATGAATCAGTGCGCATCTGGCACCAGAATGACGACGTCCTGATCTTGTCGCTGAAAACTAAGATGCGCGTGATTGGCCCTGGCGTCATCGACGGTATGGAAAAAGCAGTTGCCGAAGCCGAGAAGAACTTCAAAGGCTTGGTGATCTGGAGTGCCGATGCAGCTGAAGGCGGTGCCTTCTCCGCTGGCGCTGATTTGCAAGCGATGTTGCCTTTGTTTATGTCCGGTGGCGTTAAAGCAATCGAACCAGCAATCGCACGTTTGCAGCAAGCCCATCAAGGCCTGAAATATGCCAACGTACCGGTGGTCGCAGCAGTTGCCGGTCTGGCACTGGGCGGTGGTTGCGAACTGATGATGCACGCAGCTAAACGCGTCGCTTCTATCGAATCGTATATCGGTCTGGTTGAAGTCGGTGTTGGCCTGATCCCTGCCGGTGGTGGTCTGAAAGAGGCAGCAGTACGTGCCGCTAAAGACGCTAAAGGCACTGATTTGTTGCAGTTCCTGAAGAACTACTTCACTAATGCAGCGACTGCAGCGGTATCCAAATCAGCTCTGGAAGCGCAGAAGATGGGTTATTTGTCGGCTGACGACGTGATCGTTTTCAATGCCTACGAGTTGTTGCATGTGGCTAAGGTAGAAGCGCGCGCCATGTTCGACGCTGGCTATCGTGCACCAATGAAGACGCCAGTACCAGTGGCTGGTCGCTACGGTATGGCCACTATCACGGCACAGTTGGTCAACATGCGTGATGGCGGTTTCATCTCTGCGCATGATTACAAATTGGGCGCGATGATTGCTGAAATCGTTTCTGGTGGTGAAATCGAAAACGGCGCGATTGTGAATGAACAATGGTTGCTGGATCTGGAACGCAAAGCATTCATGGAATTGCTGAATCACCCTAAGACGCAAGAGCGGATCATGGGCATGATGCAGACCGGCAAACCAGTACGCAACTAGTTCACAAAATAATTGAGGTAATCAAAATGACTAAACAACTTCAAGACGCCTACATCGTAGCCGCCACCCGCACACCGATCGGTAAATCTGGTCGCGGTATGTTCAAGAACACACGTCCGGATGATTTGCTGGTACGTGTATTGCAATCGGCCTTGGCGCAAGTGCCTAACCTCGATCCTAAACTGATCGAAGATGCCATCGTTGGCTGCTCTTTCCCAGAAGCCGAGCAAGGTAGTAACCTGGCCCGTATGGCCGTGTTGCTGGCTGGTTTGCCAAAAACGGTGGGCGGCATTACCGTCAATCGCTTCTGTGCTTCAGGTATCAGTGCTATCGCGATGGCGGCAGACCGGATTCGTGTCGGTGAATCCGATGTGATGATCGCCGCTGGTGCAGAATCGATGTCCATGGTGCCTATGATGGGTCACCATCCATCCATGAACATGGGTATTTTTAAAGACGAAAATATCGGTATGGCCTACGGTATGGGTCTGACTGCCGAGAAGGTTGCCCAGCAATGGAATATCTCGCGCGAAGCACAAGATGCTTTCGCTTTGCAATCACATCAACGTGCTATCGCCGCGCAAAACGCTGGTTACTTCGATGCTGAAACAACTTCGGTTGAAATCATCGAACGCATCCCGAATCTGGCGACTGGCCAAATCGAATTGAAGACACGCACCGTCAGCCGCGACGAAGGCGCACGTCCAGATACATCGCTGGAAGGCTTGGCAAAATTACGTCCAGTGTTTGCCAACAAAGGCAGTGTGACTGCTGGTAATAGTTCGCAAACTTCGGATGGCGCTGGTGCCGTGATCCTGGTCAGCGAAAAAATCCTGAAGCTGTTCAACCTGACGCCATTGGCGCGTTTCGCTTCCTTCGCGGTGCGTGGCGTACCACCAGAAATCATGGGTATTGGTCCTAAAGAAGCGATCCCTGCGGCTTGCCGCGCGGCTGGTATTACTCAAGATCAGATTGACTGGTTTGAACTCAACGAAGCCTTCGCAGCGCAATCCCTGGCAGTAGTGCAGGATCTGGGTCTGGATCCGGCTAAAGTCAATCCTATGGGCGGCGCGATTGCTCTGGGTCATCCTTTGGGCGCAACTGGTGCGATCCGTTCCGCTACCACTATCCACGCTTTGCATCGTAATAACCTGAAATACGGTATGGTGACTATGTGTGTTGGCACTGGTATGGGCGCTGCAGGTATTTTTGAGCGTATGTAATTTTCTAGTTCAGTCGACGTAATCAATAAAAAAGCCGCATGGAAATTAAACTCCATGCGGCTTTTTTGTAAAGGAGGGTGCGTGGAATTATTTCAGATACAGACTGCCGACGGCACGCTGTTGGCGGCGAGTCGATTTATGCCGCAAACCGCGCTCAAAGCCGTGGTCTTGCTGCCGTCCGCGATGGGCGTGCCGCAAAGTTTCTATACCCCGTTTGCTGAATTTTTAGCAGAAAATGGGATCGCAGTGGTCTGCTTTGATTATCGCGGTATGGGGGCCTCAATACCTGCAAAATTTCGCCATTCCTTACGCGGCTTTGATACCAGTGTGACGCAGTGGGCCGAGCAAGATTACAATGCCGCCTTGCTGGCAACTAAGGCTTGGCAAAGCGAAGTGCCATTGATCGTAGTTGGCCATTCTTTGGGCGGGCAACTGCTGGGCATGCTCCCCGATGCGAACCTGATTGATGCGGTCATTACGATTGCCTCCGGCAGCGGTTACTGGCGCGAAAATGCACCGCAACTAAAGCGCATAGTCTGGTTGATGTGGTATTTTGTGGTGCCATTGGCGACCCGCTTGTGCGGTTATTTCCCAGGTAAACGCTTGCGCATGGTGGGTGACTTACCCAAAGGAGTGATTTATCAGTGGGCGCGCTGGTGTAAGCACCCCGCTTATTTTGTCGATGAGAACGGCGCGGCGATGCAAACTGGACACGCCGCAATTCGGCGACCGATACTCTCTATGAGTTTTACCGATGACGAGTTGATGAGCCTGCGCAACATAGAAAGCATGCACAGTTTTTACAGCAATGCGGTAATTGAGCGCAGGCATATACATCCTAGTGAAGTCGATGCCAAACGCATAGGGCATTTCGGCTTCTTTCGTACGCAATTTCGTAACAGCTTGTGGCTACAGGCTTTACACTGGATGACTAACCCAGCCTTAAAGCGGTCAATTTAAATTGCCACTTTGGGCTAATATTTTTTCCTAATATTATTTCGTCAGAGTCTGGCATTAAACTCTCTCGAATTTTTTAAGCATGATAAACAGCGGAGCAATAAATATGGATATTTTGACGCACACAGAAAATGGCATTTTAACGATCAGTTTTAATCGCCCTGAAAAGAAAAATGCGATTACTTCAGCCATGTATCAAGCCATGGCAGATGCCTTGACTGAGGCTGAAACTGATAGCGCAGTGCGGGCGATTTTGATCACTGGCAAGCCAGAGATTTTTACCGCTGGTAATGATCTTGAAGACTTCATGAAAAACGCTGCCAGCCTGGCGTCAGCAAGTGCCGTGCCGCCGGTGTATCAATTCATGCATGCCTTGAATAATTCTGGCAAGCCAGTGATCGCTGCCGTCAGTGGTGCGGCAGTTGGTATCGGCACCACTTTGTTGATGCATTGCGACCTGATCTATCTGGCCGATAACGCCAAATTATCTATGCCTTTCACGCAACTGGGCCTGTGCCCGGAGTTCGCCTCCAGCATGATCTTCCAGAATATCGTGGGTTACCAGCGTGCCGCTGAAAAGCTGATGTTGGGCGAAGCGTTTAATGCGCAAGAGGCGTACCAGATGGGCTTCGTGAATAAGGTCTTGCCTTTAGAAGAGTTGCTACCGTATGCCTTACAGCAAGCGGCCAAATTGGTGGCCTTGCCAGCGGCATCAGTGCGTATTACCAAACGCCTCATGAAGGGCGCGCAACCTGCCGCAGTGACCAGTAAAATGGCGGAAGAAAATCAACACTTCGCGGCCATGCTCAACGCACCGGAAGCTAAAGAGGCTTTCATTGCTTTCTTTCAAAAACGTAAGCCAGACTTTTCGCAATTTAATTAATTTGAATGTGGCACCCTGCCACTGCGCAATATCCATGCGGGTTTCCAGCCTATCTGGCCCGTAGCCCGCATGGGATATGCGCGCTGGCAGGGGTGTGCTCTAAAATATTTTTATGGGTGTTGTGGTGATTATCGGTCTGCGCCAGCGGGTGCCATTTGTCGACTTTTCTGCTAGCGACATTGCAGGCATGACCGACACTAAATACATATCGGCCATCCTGCATTGAGACGATATGGCCGCTTTATTTTCCTGAGTCCTGTGCCATTTTGCGCAAAGTTTGTAAGCTAGCTCCCGGTGTGATCAGGTTGCCGTCGTAACGCAATTCTATCAAGGCCGGTAGCTGATGCTCGCGTGTATGGGCCAGCGCCCTAGCCAGTGCCGGGGCGAACTCTTCTGTGCTGTTGACCACTTCGCCGCTGGCACCATAGGCGTGCGCCAGTGCCGCGAAATCCGGATTGTGTAATTCCGTTCCAGAGACACGTCCCGGGAATTCTTTTTCCTGATGCATGCGTATGGTGCCGAACATACCGTTGTTAAATACGATGATGATCAGACCTGCTTTGTATTGCACCGCGGTGGCCAGTTCCTGACCATTCATCATGTATTCGCCATCGCCAGCGAAGGTGATCACGGTACGCTCAGGATGAACGATTTTTGCCGCAACACCGGACGGCACGCTATAGCCCATAGCGCCCGAAGTGGGCGCTAACTGCGTACGGAAACCGCCGTAGCGATAGTAGCGGTGTGCCCAGGTGGCGTAATTGCCGGCACCATTGGTGATGATGGTATCGTCCGGGGTGTTGGTCTGAATAGTTTGCACCACTTGCCACAGATTGAGTGGCGCCTGTTCTTGTGCAAAAATCGCTGGCTCTTGTTGCCATGCCAGCAGATCGGCTTTGGCGGCCGCCACTGTCGGTTGCCAGGCGCTGACGTCTAACGGGGTCATCGTCGACAATGCTTCAGCGATTTCTTTCATGCCGCTATTGATCATCATATCGGCCTGATACACGCGTCCCAACTCTAAGGCATCACTGTGTATGTGTATCAGTTTTTGTTTGGCAATCGGTGCTTCCAGTACGGTGTAGCCGCCGGTCGTCATTTCGCCGAGACGCGGTCCGATCGCGATCACCAGATCGGCGTCTTTGATGCGTTGTGCTAATTTCGGGTTTATCCCTATCCCTACATCGCCTATGTAATTCGGATGGGCATTGTCGATCAAATCCTGGAAGCGGAAAGCGCATGCCAAAGGCAGATGGTTAATTTTTGCGAAGTCGGCGATACGCTGGCAGGCCAAGGTATCCCAACTGGTGCCGCCAAGTAATACGATAGGTCTTTGTGCTGCGGCTAAATGCTGACGCAGTTGGCTCAATTGTGTCGCCGATGGCGAGGCTTGCACCGGCGTGTAATGGCGGGTGTCGGCCACCTCAGACATGGCGGCCAGACAATCTTCTGGTAAGGCCAATACGACCGGGCCAGGGCGCCCGCTGGTTGCCACTTGAAAGGCGCGTGCTATGTATTCAGGAATGCGTTCGGCACGGTCTATCTGCGCCACCCATTTCGCCATAGGGCCAAACATACGGCGATAATCGATCTCTTGAAATGCTTCGCGTTCGACGAAGTCGTTGCCAACCTGACCGATAAATAAAATCATCGGAGTCGAATCTTGATACGCGGTATGCACACCGATAGAGGCATTGGTGGCGCCCGGTCCGCGTGTGACAAAGCAAATGCCGGGTTGGCCGGTCAGCTTGCCGTAGGCGTCCGCCATGAAGGCCGCGCCGCCTTCCTGACGATTGATGATGAAGCGTATTTTGCTATCGTGCAGGGCATCGAGTACCGGCAAATAACTCTCGCCAGGCACTCCAAAAATAAGTTCGACGCCGTGTACTTGCAGTGCGTCCACGACCAATTGACCACCAGAACGAGATATAGACATGACAAGAAATGAAAATTAAAGAAAGCGCTACGCTACCAGAAAGTGCACGCTTCGTGCTAATTCTTCGGCATTAGTGGTATTAAGCCTAATCTAGCCGCGGGATTGCTCAGCAGGCTAGCCCTCATGCTGTTACAATAGCGCCCGAAGCAGGCCAGACAATCGCTGGTTTCCATGTTCTGCATGGTGACGGGAGGAAGGTCCGGACTCCATAGAGCAGGGTGACGGCTAACGGCCGTACGTTGAAAGCCAAAGCGCAAGCCCAGGTATAAGACGAGGAATAGGGCCACAGAGACGAGCGTATTAAGTTACGGTGAAACGCGGTAACCTCCACCCGGAGCAATTTCAAATAGGCACGCGTTGAGGCGGCTCGCGGAGCGTGCGGGTAGAAAGCTTGAGCCTGGGAGTAATCCCCGGCCTAGAGGAATGATTGTCATAGCACGAGGCAGCAATGTTAAGTGCCGTAACAGAATCCGGCCTACCGGCCTGCTTCACTTTTTATGCCGCTCACTAGCGCATAAAATCACCACAATTAAATGCTTTAAAGCATTTTTACGCAATTTTTCGTATCTGGATGGCATTATTCTGTTTTTGCTAAGGAAATTTTGCTTTCTCCAATGTTACACTGAGTCTCATTTTCTCCTACCTGGATTAATAATTCTCAAACATGTGTACTGACAAATTCCTTGATTTTTATTCACGATCGGTGATGAGAATATGTCTTTGCTGAACCCAGAGCGCGCATGCGCTATTCTCGCGACTAAAGGCCGTGCATGAAAAAGGGCTTCCGTATTCAGGAGCCTTGGGATCTGTCCTCCATAGGTTTTGCCTTGTGTGTCGCTGTAATCGTTGTCGCGATCACGGGGCAGACTTGGTGGTCTATTGCTCAGGATAAAAAAATCACACTGGCAGCCGCGCAGGAAAATAGTTTTTTGGCAGTGCGTATTTTGGAAGAGCACGCCAATCGCATCTTGCATGATGCAGCGCGCGCCATTGGTGCCGCCGCCGAAGAGATACAGCTTGAGGGCGAGACGGTTCTGCATGACGAGACCTTGATCCGTCAGATCTTAATTAATCAGCGACAAGATTCGCAATTTTTGCAATCTATTGCGATTGTTAACCCTCAGGGCATACTTTGGGCAAGTTCTTTTCAATTCCCTGCTGAGCCGATTGATCTAAGTTTGCAACAGCATGTATTGTATTTGTTGGAGCATCCAAACGACCGTAGCGTCGTGGTCGGTCGGCCCGTACAATTTCAGCGTAGCAAACGCTGGGTATTGCCAGTGGCAAAAAATATCTTCAACGCGCAAGGCCTACATCTGGGCTTAATTCAGACTGATATTAACCTCAATTATTTCAAAGATTTCTATGAGCGGATTGCCCGCGATGGCGCAGCGGTG from Undibacterium parvum includes these protein-coding regions:
- a CDS encoding alpha/beta hydrolase family protein, yielding MELFQIQTADGTLLAASRFMPQTALKAVVLLPSAMGVPQSFYTPFAEFLAENGIAVVCFDYRGMGASIPAKFRHSLRGFDTSVTQWAEQDYNAALLATKAWQSEVPLIVVGHSLGGQLLGMLPDANLIDAVITIASGSGYWRENAPQLKRIVWLMWYFVVPLATRLCGYFPGKRLRMVGDLPKGVIYQWARWCKHPAYFVDENGAAMQTGHAAIRRPILSMSFTDDELMSLRNIESMHSFYSNAVIERRHIHPSEVDAKRIGHFGFFRTQFRNSLWLQALHWMTNPALKRSI
- a CDS encoding enoyl-CoA hydratase, which translates into the protein MDILTHTENGILTISFNRPEKKNAITSAMYQAMADALTEAETDSAVRAILITGKPEIFTAGNDLEDFMKNAASLASASAVPPVYQFMHALNNSGKPVIAAVSGAAVGIGTTLLMHCDLIYLADNAKLSMPFTQLGLCPEFASSMIFQNIVGYQRAAEKLMLGEAFNAQEAYQMGFVNKVLPLEELLPYALQQAAKLVALPAASVRITKRLMKGAQPAAVTSKMAEENQHFAAMLNAPEAKEAFIAFFQKRKPDFSQFN
- a CDS encoding thiamine pyrophosphate-binding protein — protein: MSISRSGGQLVVDALQVHGVELIFGVPGESYLPVLDALHDSKIRFIINRQEGGAAFMADAYGKLTGQPGICFVTRGPGATNASIGVHTAYQDSTPMILFIGQVGNDFVEREAFQEIDYRRMFGPMAKWVAQIDRAERIPEYIARAFQVATSGRPGPVVLALPEDCLAAMSEVADTRHYTPVQASPSATQLSQLRQHLAAAQRPIVLLGGTSWDTLACQRIADFAKINHLPLACAFRFQDLIDNAHPNYIGDVGIGINPKLAQRIKDADLVIAIGPRLGEMTTGGYTVLEAPIAKQKLIHIHSDALELGRVYQADMMINSGMKEIAEALSTMTPLDVSAWQPTVAAAKADLLAWQQEPAIFAQEQAPLNLWQVVQTIQTNTPDDTIITNGAGNYATWAHRYYRYGGFRTQLAPTSGAMGYSVPSGVAAKIVHPERTVITFAGDGEYMMNGQELATAVQYKAGLIIIVFNNGMFGTIRMHQEKEFPGRVSGTELHNPDFAALAHAYGASGEVVNSTEEFAPALARALAHTREHQLPALIELRYDGNLITPGASLQTLRKMAQDSGK